The following is a genomic window from Chloroflexota bacterium.
GGCGGGGTCGGTGCAGAGCTTGCGGCGCAGATCGGCGAGGAGCTGTTTGACGAGCTGGACGGCCCGGTCATCCGCGTGGCCGCCCACGACGTCCCGATGCCGTTCAGCCCGCCGCTGGAGAAGTTCGTGCTGCCGGGCGCGGCCCAGGTGGTGGCCGCCGTCCGCCGGTTGCTCTGAGCCGTCATCTCATGATGATCTGAACCGCCGTCTCCTCTTCGCGTCGTTGAACATATCCTGACATCGAGTTGCCGCGCACGCCGGAGGCGGAGACCCATGTCGATTTCATGTGACGAACTGAAGGAAGCCGCCACCCAGCTTTCGGAGTCTGAGCGAGCACAACTTGCGTTAGCGCTCTTGGAGTCCCTTGAGCCTTCAAGCGACTGCGATGTCGAGCAGGCCTGGAATGAGGAGGCGTTGCGACGGGCAGATGAAGTCCGCCGAGGCGTGGCACACCTCGTTCCTGGGGACGACGTGTTCGCTCAAATTCGACACGGCCTCGAGTGATTCCGTACGCCTTCCACGGGGAGGCAGGCGCCAGGGCGATTGCATGTTGATGTCGTCGTGCCGCCGCGTCGGGGCTTGAAAGCCCCGCCTACGATCCTGCAGTCGCTGCGCGACGCTCCAGTCGCACCAGTGCCTGCCGTTCCCGACGGCCGTCGCG
Proteins encoded in this region:
- a CDS encoding addiction module protein; the protein is MSISCDELKEAATQLSESERAQLALALLESLEPSSDCDVEQAWNEEALRRADEVRRGVAHLVPGDDVFAQIRHGLE